The genomic region GCATTGTTATACAGACCGCTCATTTAAATTGAGAACTGCTGGATGTAATTCCATGAAGTCTAGATCTAACTCCTACTTAACTAGGAGCTCTGTGTGGACAATTCTGAACTTAAGGTTGGAATACAAATGTTACACTAAAAATCAGCATTGATTAATAGGCTAATGTTCACTTTCAGTCTTAAACAGCTAATTACTCTAGGAAGTTGAACTATATAGTTTAGTTGCCTTTCTATAATGCTGAATGCAttttgttgtgttttgaactTCAGGTGTTGGCTTGTAATAAAGGAAGATGGACATAAAGTGACTGCTCGGGAAGAGCCGCAGCTGGTATTAATTTCTcaaacttgtgaaagtggatattTAACTTTGAGTGCTCCAGAAATGAAGGATCTTCATATTCCCGTAGACTTACCCCCCAAAAATCCAATACAGATTTGCAGGTGACTAAGAGACTTCTTTCTGTTAGTGTCTTGCCTGTTTTTCATAATCAAATTGTAAAATGCCTTCCCATCGTACTGTATCTGTTGAATGAAGTTATATCATGGGCAGTGAAATCCATGGGGGGTGGTAAGCAGTTTTGCAGAGGCTGAAGCAAAAGGGTTTTTAGGTGGTGTGAGAAacaagaaaaacagcagaaatcCCGAGCTGCCTTGCAGCCCCTCTAAGCAACCCAATGGACTGCACCACAGTTTTAGCTGCTCTAAATGTATGTCAGGATCTGTCAACCTCCCCCAATAACCAGAGTCTTGGGGTTCAGAAACTGGTTTATTGAAAGGGCACTGTGAACAGGATACAAGCAAGTTCTTGCTTGAACTAAGTTATACTATACAAGCTTTTGTTAATATTCTTTTTCCTAACCCCCCTCCGGCCCCTGCCTTGGCAACCAATGGATTGAGATCACTTTAAAATGTTCTCAGGCTGTGCAGAGTCTTCAACGGCAAATCAGAGATGAAGTCCAGGTTTAGCCTGCCTTGGAGGATGAGAAGAGAATTGGCATGCAAATGTACACAAGCATCCTGGTCCCATCTTCTCCCCAAGCCCACCACCCTATCTCATGGGAGGAACCAGGAAAGAGCTGTAATCTTGACAAGGTCTTCACAGTCTATACCAGCCAAAGAGgatgttcctgggccaaaaggccACAGGAAGCTGGTTAAACTTggtccacccctgggaatgctcctGGATTGCCCCTTCCAGCCTCAACTTCTGCGCTAAGGGCACTGTGGAACCATGCAGCACCCCACCACCAGTGTATTTGCCCCTTGAGCCAGCATACAAGTCACTTGTGCCAGTGTGCCCTTGTGCTAATTCTACAACTCCTGCCTCCCAAATTGTGCTGTAAATAATCTCTAAATGCAATTGAAATGTGttcttaaatttttaattttccaTGCATGGCTATGACAATATTACTTAAAGTTAATCTTTTTTGTTAAGGACTATCACAGTTTTCTTCTGCTCTGTTCTCTTAGCAAAGAGTCTTtagagaactcaaaagcttgcttgCTGGCTATTTTGTGTTATCTTGGGTAGTCCTAATGAAAATTAGAATACTTCTGTTTTAAGTCCCCTTAAAGAAAAATGGTACTTAAAGAGTTTTAGTGAGTCATACAGTAGTATCTTTGAAACTCTTGTATGTTTCAAAGATGCattaggtgcattctaatctggaggaaccgggtttgattccccgctgctgcctgagctgtggaggcttatctggggaatttggattagcctgtgcattcccacacccgccagctgggtgaccttgggctagtcacagcttttcggagctctctcagccccacctacctcacagagtgtttgttgtgaagggggaagggcaaggagattgtaaacccctttgagtctcctacagtagagaaaggcgggatataaatccaaactcttcttcttcttcttgtgtgatggatctatgacctgatctattgattaattatttaattgttaAAGTGACCTGGCAGTGCCATGCTAGAGATGAGTAATGTTTTTCCTCATATCTTGTTGGAAGACCTGATCATGTAAAGTTGTTTCTTCTCTGGATGATTCCCCATTTTGCTGTGATGCCTGCAACAAAGTGAGAATGGAGTCTTTGCACATGAGTTTACTCAGTGCTTTGTGTTTTCCCACTGAGTAGGCTTTTGccagtttaaaaaagaagttgTTTTGCCAGTGAAAAAAAAGTAGTTTTGCTGGTTCATAAAAGGTAATAGGCATATTGCTATAGTGTTAGGATGCCACCGCAGTATACtaccaatattttttaaaacattacaaagcCTGCCATGGTGGACCAAAAGGAGTGTCAGATGTGAAggtaaagcccttcgggggagggcggtttaaaaatgaaataaataaacaaacaaacaaacaaataaataaatgtatgtatgtatgtatgtcacGGGATTTGGGTGGGGAAATGTGGACACCTCCTCATCCCCACCACACCAAAACAAGTTTGAATATTCTCAGTGTAGCCTTTGGCTCATTCTTGTTTAATCACTGTATATTCTATGAGCTATTATTCTATTTATAGGTTTATCATATTAATAAGAATACGTTTGCAAGAAATAACAAAATTTTGCCACTGATCAGATGATGTGTGGACATAGTCTAAATTATTAAATGAGAATTATTTTTCCCTGGCTAGCAGAGAATGAACTAATATCCCTCACAATCATTCAGGGTGTTTGGCTTTGACATCCAAGGCAGAGACTGTGGTGAAGAGGCAGCGCAATGGATCACAGCCTTTCTGAATTCGCATCCATATCGCCTTGTTCATTttgaatcaaacatggttccaaGGAATGCAAAAGATATCATGGAGCCTTTTCGGGCTAGTGATAAGGTGAGCTaacatatttgtatttgtattatttcTTAGCATACGTCTTACAGTGCAAACCTGTGTGCAGTTTTTctagtccttccccacccaccccattgggaacacctgcagggggtggggcctggcagctacaacaggagttccaccagcagcccaaggcagccagcctgctcagctctgcctgggacagaccctcctgttggtctgcctgcttggtgtggtagtagttagcgaggctataggttttggggagagcggctgaacaatgggggcacctactttggggcaggggatcccggtattgatgggacggggtagatatagcggtaggcggcggccatatgatagaagacgaacaAGATACGGTCATGCTcgtttgccttctgacctccgacctatcccaagagacgacggtggcagagttcaggagttactctgcttcgtcgctggtgctgatcaatgccaggtccatccaGCACCAATAAAACCCAGCTGTGCTCCGAGTTATCACCGAGAGTCCAACGAGATGGACCTGCAGCTTGTATCACTGAAACCACCTGGAGTGCGTGGTGAAACCATTAGCCTTGAAGGCGAGAAATCCGCGCCACCCGGGTTGGCGATGCCTCCACCAgcccacgaacacagggccgggggggaggtgtggcgatgttcatcccgtggggattccattcccttcagggcggcccccatcccagagattgccCGGCATGGAGTGTGGtaggcctagagtggttggccgtggaggATGGCGGTTTTCCCTACCTGGTGTACCCGGTCGCCCTGaagcgcaccaggggacagcctgctttctgcggctgctggaggtggtggccggaCTGGGCGTTCgcggttccccagtcttattgttctggggactttaatgtccatgccgacACCGCCCCTGCACCATGTACAATGAAACTCTGGACACAATTGTCATCCATGGCTGGCACTAGGCCTCTCGCTTGGTAAAGTTCTGGCCcctcatgaggccggccacacgctggatttggtctttggtttgggggagttaatatggtcatatcctctcaCGGATAGAATGCCATGAATTACTGACCATTCgccttgaaggttcggatggccctgCCGCGCCAAagccgtctaggcgaggggctgatttatgccataTGGCGGAGACTTATGTATCCGATTGGTTTCCTGTagatgctctgcgggaccctgaacccgcccggcacactttcgatgagcaggtggaggactggaactcccggctctccgatgccatcgaggattgttgctccccggcatCCTCTTAAGCCCCGTGatggcaggctccttggtataccgaggagctgcgccatatgaaacggatgcttagGCGACTAAGAAGCGaggtgtggcggaaatctcgcgGCGGCGGCtgcgtgaacatcttatagggcgtttatgaaggcctgaGGATGGCAACgaagaggcgaagagggctttcaaTTTCTCACTCCCTCCTTCGCGTCCTGCTAGCTCCGCCCGAGCGCGATTATTTattataattcggtctttgacctccttatcggaagaggtctacaaatcatcgattggctattagctgtagaAGGCATTCAtagagcttttttgcagataaagatcCGTTGCTTCGGCGGGACCTTCCCttccacgttatctacaattagtgaactggaggctcccttgccgtcttcaggcccaagtttggcccagttctccctgctctccgaagccgctgttgacagggccttggctgctgttagacctactacctgtcctctggatccgtgcccctcctgaaacgcataaaagcttgccgggcggagctactgaccccatctgttgaacataaTCAATGAAACTTCCTTGAGGCAAAGGGAGTCTTTTCGGATGGAGTTTGGAAAGAGGAGGCAGTGGTCATACTCTTGAAAAAAGACCGTATGCGTTAGATCCAAGGTGATCTgtgccaattaccgcccgtcttgaatcttttcgtttctggggaaggtaattgagagagtggtgttggagcagcttcagggtttccctggatgacgcatcggctttaccgaccccttccagtccggcttccgtgctgggcatggagacgGAGACCGCTCTTAAGCATGCATCACAGACCGCGCAGCTCCGTATGCAActtcgaccgaggcggatcggagctgctggttttgttagatcttacatgGCGTTTGACGTATGGTCGatcgaccttttgacccaccgcctggcagcttCGAGTGCGGGGGGCACTGTCAGcttccagtggattgcctcgtttctcgggacccggagtcagcaagtgtgagATAGCTTgagggatgaagcctcccggaggtgccagcTTCCAGTCTGCGAGAGTGCAGCAGGGGCTGCCTTATCCCGCTATTggtatttaacatctatatcgaccACTTGCTCCAGTTGGTCGCGGGCTTtatgggctgatctgtcatcaatatgctgatgacactccgaaagctcattctgttgatggaggggccgGTTGCagccctgcggctctccagcattgtttggaggcggtagctggttggttgcagcagagcaggttgcaactgaatccatcgagagGCGAGGAGATCACTCTGAAAGCTAGACCGCCAGGGGTGAGTTAAAGGGATTTccagcgcccggtgtgggaggagaAGTCTCATTGAAGCCCGACCCCCCCTCTGTTCGCcagtctggggggtccacctggattagatctctctcaatggagacccaggtggcccatacaaccggactgcatttttccatcttcgccaggcccggcggttggctccttcctctctccccgaagcccggatctggccactgtgatccatgcaacggtcacctccaggctggactattgtgcCAACTTTCGCTGTACGCCGGCGCTTCCCTTAGCGTTTGATTCCGGAAGTtaaaaactggtccaacatgcggcacttcgcgcctgctcacaggagagcgccttcagagaacacatcaaGCCTGTGTTCGCGACAGCTGCATTTGAAGCTCCCGGTTAATTCGgagaatcatcttcaaaggtgtaggttttgacctttaaggcttttcgcggcctgggacctctacCGTAcgcttcgggaccgcatcaccccatatgtcccaacttcgGCCTCctggctctgcagaggccaacttactagtggccccggcccctctatgatcgtGGCTGGCCTCCGCAGCGGGCCAGGACCTTTCTGgcactggcccggcctggtggaacacccttcctccagccctGTCGGGCCCTCGCGAGAGTTCACTGGGTGAAGGTTCcgcccagggcctgtaagactgtgttgttccactgggcctttgggtagtgtccagctgctgacatgaattgcccccttactgccctgcccctaggcgCATTTCCGGATTATCATCCAGGGTCCCCCTCGCCATGTTGAGGGTCCTGCCatcccatgggggtaggttttttACTAGAATTGaaggtcggacgccttttattatgtattgtggttttttgctgttttatgagttttaagctattttatgggatggagcctatgtgtttatatttgtacgaccgctcctgttgatgttgtagtgaatgacATGTTCACCGCTTGGAGCCAGCCGagggggatcgggcggtatacaaattaaataaataaataaataaataaataaataaataaataataataataataataataataataataataataataataataataataataataataataaacccattgtaataAGTATAGCCAGTGGTGCTTAAGATTTCATTGCGTTGACTGTAAACTTTCTAGACACCTATAAGAAAAGTATTAATCAGTGTTGAGAAACTGATTCACAAGCATCTAACAAATTCAACATTGGATGCTAAGTAGAATTTGTAATCTCAGAATAGTGTCAAGGTTAGAACTATTTTTCCCCATTGTGTTATTCCTATGACTTCCGATGCAAGAAGGTTTTTTTCCACTTTAGTTTAGGTATCTTATGAGTTCCTCATTGTAAACAACCTCTTTTGATTTTTCTTCCACCTTCAGTTTACAACTGTCATCTTTTCTTAACAGTAATTTCAAAGTAGGTAGAAATTCACAGGCACACATTGAGTTGTTGTTGGGGTGAGGGATGCTGGGCAGCTGCCACaaattaatgtgttttttttccagagctaACTATATATTCCTGAAAGTCATTTTCCCAGACTGTCATATAAACTGGGTCCCTTGGAGCAAGTTCAACCTCTATAAAAGTTTATCCAAGTAATTATTGGCCAGGACATTATATACAAAATCTAGACTGAAGTGCAGCACGATATGATAGAATGTAATTATTTCTAATCTTTCAAAAAAATCCCTTTCATTATATGACCATTTCAGTCACAGGGACattttatcactttttaaattaaagtgCCTTAGAACAACCAGAAGCTACATACAAAGTATATGAGAACTGCATTCAATTTGTGAGCTAGCAGTTTGCCAATCCAAGTTAGAGTGTGTTGTCTTGGGATGCTGTTAACAACACttcctttttaaatgtttatctatAGATTGCCTATCCTGACTGTAGTCCAGTTATGGTTCTCTCAGAAGCATCTGTGGAGGAGCTAAATTCCCGACTGGGAAAGAAAGTTCAAATGCGTAACTTCAGGCCAAATATTGTGGTGACTGGTTGTGGTCCTCATGAAGAGGTAATTGGGTATAAACACTTGTGTGTGTTAATATTTAATGGAAGTgacttatttataaataaatactaacTAAATATTTGATAACCTACTTAGGGAATAAATGATTAGATTTGCAGTGAAGCAGTGACAGTGGGGGGCACAGCGGATAGAATTATCTCTTGAgtaacatacatacacaaatatcTTTTCTTTGAACTATTCTCCTGATAACTTTATTTTTACAATCCAAGGAGAAAACTTGCTAATGAATGTCTGTATAAACCTGGGCTGCTTCCACATAGCAACAGTTCTCCATGTTGCACTTGTAGTTATAATAGTGGAGGTCCTTACAGTAGCATTGGAACATTCACATGGAAGTTTTCTCCACACTCTCCATGCCTCAGCACTGTGgctgttgcagtgactttgctccattgtagctaatgaggaatttctggcaggctgcacatttttgaaaacagaggcaccagactttcaaggtggctccaagaggccttgagtaatagcatccaaactTGGTGAGCTTTCCTTCTGAAGTCGGGAgcttgagagttctgagagaacccagcCTCCACAGGCTTTCACATGCAGGAGGCAGGGAAACTGAAAGCAAAGCTTcttgagggcccataaaattgaaccccccagaagcaaagcgtCTCCAAACCTAAAAGGAGTTATATTACCAGgaagcctcctggagccaccccgaaagtctggtgcctctatcttcaaaaaatgtgcagcctgcctgcacactcaagaaatttccccattggctacaatggagcaaagggaatcactgcaaaaacaaaagaatcttgggcaaatttcttggggtgcctggaggggtgtatttttaaagctagtgacaccaaactttcagggtatcatctgtgcCAACTATTCTTACGATGCCAGCCAAAGTTTGGTGGAAGTTATGTTCGAGGGGGATCAGTTATGATCCCTCAAaatggggtagcccccatctcagctagttagctcctattgaaaacaatggggatgagggcaTTCCATTTTTAGcaggcatccataactttgctgcccctcgAACCAAAAGATCATCAAACTTCGAGGTGTAGTAATactatcagggcagtctctggatgatgccctgaaatcatggtgccactagcttttaaaataaatacactcccctgcaggctgaaaaacaccaaagattcccccccaaaacccaaataccttgcattcggtgatttgttcatatttgggcagatgacataattggacaattttttttgTCCCATCAATGTACCTCAACAAttctgcccagattccagccaaatctgctatttgtttcatctgaatctccaaccctcaaaagtgttgctgtttcagggtgggggagaatccacccccaaacagcatcactttcaattttgttttaaccggggaccccagattctcccctctaaggtggatttaaaaaaagaatctgagctccctagtttaaacaccattgaaagtgatgctgtttgggggtggattccactggagatgttttgtgagagatgatgctgacatttgtttggtaaatgttttgctgggggtgatttgtgagagatttacatgcttaatacccacttgcactggcttggagttgtttctcaggctaacaacctacctcatagggttgttgcgattaggaaaagagttggtggggagagagccatgtatgttttgatgggagtgggaggtgttttgtgagctggtacaaaaaatcattgtttggtcatggtgggggagggtggccgcccatacgttgggcggcggcgggggggggggggcaaactcaggttttgtccccgggcgccagtttgcctaggtatgcccctgcatCACACACTTGTCTTCTGTGTATTGAAGTCCACTGAACACAAGCAACTCATACTAATTTGTTTCTCCAAATTTGAAAAGATCTTTACCAattgtggtggaaagtaccatcaagtcacagctgaattacaATGAACCtgcagggttttaaaggcaagagatgttcaaaggtggtttgcctttgcctactAGTAATGTCTTAAGGTGAGAGCCATGCTTTGAACTAATATTGCAGTTGGCAGTTGTGGTTTTTCtatctgtgtggccgtggtctagtagtttttgctcctaacattttcccCGCATCTAtcgctggcatctttagaggtatgttACAACGAgatatgccacagagagaaacacatctcaccatgacatacctctaaagatgccagccaaagatgaaatattgggagcaaaaactaccagaacacagccatgcagtccggaaaactcacagcagccaattgattccagtcatgaaagccttccaaCAGTACATAATATTCTTACACCTGTTTTTTTCTAGCATCTTTAAGAGCACTTAACATGGAGCTAGAGGAAACCTGTTCTCTGTGTTACTGCAGTGAATATGCTTAGTGCCAGTCTGAGATGAAACGTGATATAAATGAACTGATGTTACCAATGTTGCCTTTCCTTAGGATACCTGGAATGAGATTGTGATTGGAAGTACAGAAATGAAAGGTGTAATGGCCTGCCCACGGTAAGCATTTTGGACAGTATTTGAAAGCAGAAATGTGAGGTTATTTTTTCTCACAATGCTTTTATCATTCTAGGTGTATTTTTACAACTCTGGATCCAGATACTGGGATCATGGACAGGAAAGAACCTCTTGACACTCTGAAAAGGTAACAAAGTATTATTGGTCCTTCTCTTCATTCTTTATGGGAAAATCAATAGTTACAATTTGCAAGGcattctacttttttttaaagcaagtccCAAAAGTTTTAGTATGTGGGCTGGAGCACAGTAATTACTTTTCTAGCCAACCCACCTGGGTTTCCAAGCAACGGTCAGTGTACATGGTTAAGATGTTTGGCATCTGGGTAGCAATCACCACATGATTTAGTTCCTGCTAATTGAGATGGGTGCTCAAATAATTTTGCCTCTCCCTCCATAATGCTTCACTTCATTCTCCTAATTGAACTCTGTTCCCAAACACACTGCTTGCATGGAAGTCCCATAGATTTGAATTCAACTTGCAATATGGCAGTA from Sphaerodactylus townsendi isolate TG3544 linkage group LG01, MPM_Stown_v2.3, whole genome shotgun sequence harbors:
- the LOC125433966 gene encoding mitochondrial amidoxime reducing component 2-like, with amino-acid sequence MGDSGLLSSPRVRAGWFLASALALVAALGVATAWRRRRRARGGLVQVGTVSGLFIYPIKSCRGVAVQRAETTQLGLRCGEMRDRCWLVIKEDGHKVTAREEPQLVLISQTCESGYLTLSAPEMKDLHIPVDLPPKNPIQICRVFGFDIQGRDCGEEAAQWITAFLNSHPYRLVHFESNMVPRNAKDIMEPFRASDKIAYPDCSPVMVLSEASVEELNSRLGKKVQMRNFRPNIVVTGCGPHEEDTWNEIVIGSTEMKGVMACPRCIFTTLDPDTGIMDRKEPLDTLKSYRLCDPSEQHIYKSHPLFGWYFGIAKLGTLQVGDPVYKIIG